In a genomic window of Magnolia sinica isolate HGM2019 chromosome 16, MsV1, whole genome shotgun sequence:
- the LOC131229446 gene encoding zinc finger protein ZAT10-like: MALQALNSPVSPTPVPEPWAKRPRSKRPRIETEEEYLALCLVMLARGAHQPPSQPLQLPYKCSVCGKAFASHQALGGHKASHRKIPQPDDAASTATVATVGGVKTHQCSICLREFPSGQALGGHKRCHYEGSSGSGAGSVTFAAGGSPASQRDFDLNLPAPPEVDFDGGRMCQISGNGEGC; this comes from the coding sequence ATGGCTCTCCAAGCTCTAAACTCCCCAGTCTCCCCAACCCCCGTCCCCGAGCCATGGGCGAAACGCCCCCGCTCGAAACGCCCCCGAATCGAGACCGAAGAAGAGTACCTCGCCCTCTGCCTCGTCATGCTcgcccgtggggcccaccagcctCCATCCCAGCCGTTGCAACTCCCGTACAAGTGCTCCGTCTGCGGCAAGGCCTTCGCTTCCCATCAAGCTCTCGGCGGCCACAAGGCCAGCCATCGGAAGATCCCGCAGCCCGATGATGCTGCCTCCACGGCCACCGTCGCGACCGTTGGTGGTGTTAAGACCCACCAGTGCTCGATCTGCCTCAGGGAGTTCCCGTCCGGGCAGGCTCTCGGCGGCCACAAGCGGTGCCATTACGAGGGCAGCAGCGGCAGCGGCGCCGGCTCGGTCACGTTCGCGGCAGGTGGCAGTCCGGCGAGTCAACGCGATTTTGACTTGAACTTGCCGGCGCCGCCGGAGGTTGACTTTGATGGCGGCCGGATGTGTCAGATTTCCGGCAACGGAGAGGGCTGTTGA